A genomic region of Drosophila kikkawai strain 14028-0561.14 chromosome X, DkikHiC1v2, whole genome shotgun sequence contains the following coding sequences:
- the Ptp4E gene encoding tyrosine-protein phosphatase 10D isoform X1, whose product MDSATQKQNQRQRQKQRQSPILKQKQTHGRKRRRLQQHQHQRHQQHQQLWLVVGILTIFLSQLTNAADLVINVPNASSNDNAFYRIDYSPPFGFPEPNTTIPASEIGKDIKFSRALPGTEYNFWLYYTNSTHQELLTWTVNITTAPDPPANLSVQLRSSKSAFITWRPPGTGRYSGFRIRVLGLTDLPFERSYSLLGNETQVSAKELTPGGTYQVQAYSIYQGKESVAYTSRNFTTKPNTPGKFIVWFRNETTLLVLWQPPFPAGIYTHYKVSITPDDAIQSVLYVEQEGEPPGPAQAAFKGLVPGREYNISVQTVSEDETSSVPTTARYLTVPERVLNVTFDEAYTTANSFRVQWRPPTTYSEFDGYQVMLSTSRRIFNVPRNEGDSVYFDYPDVLEAGRTYEVVVKTIADNVNSWPTSGFVTLRPRPVRSLGGFLDDHSNVLHISWEPAETGRQDAYRISYHEQTNVSEVPPTFPAASETQIRTNLTEYTLDSLLPGRRYLIGVQALSMEVASNASYITRYTRPAAPLIQELRSIDQGLMLSWRSDVNSRQDRYEVHYQRNGTREERTIATNETQLTINYLHAGSGYTVKVHAISHGIRSEPHTYFQAVFPKPPQNLTLQTVHTNLVVLHWQPPEGSDFSEYVVRYRTDASPWQRIAGLHKNEARIEDMHYGERYLVQVNTVSFGVESPHPVELNVTMPPQPVSNVVPLVDSRNLTLEWPRPDGHIDFYSLKWWPTDEAENVEFKNVTQLEDVTSPSVRVPIEDLSPGRQYGFEVQASSNGIRSGITHLFTRTMPLIQSDVFIANAGHELGQDETITLSYTPTPAASTRFDIYRFSMGDPKIKDKEKLANDTERKLSFNGLTPGKLYNVTVWTVSGGVASLPVQRLYRLHPLPISDLVASQLAAREISLRWTAPIGEYTDFELQYLSADAEEPQLLQNVTKRTEITLQGLRPYHNYTFTVVVRAGSDISGSSTLMRSSAPISASYQTLAALPGKVEFFQPSDIQPGEVTFEWILEPGEQHGPIDYYRITCQNAEDAGMDVTNYEFPANATQGRIDDLVPGNRYIFRIQAKSALGYGAEREHDLRMPILAPPIPEASVTPLEVSRSSSTIEISFRQGYFSNAHGMVRYYTIIVAEDVGKNASGLEMPSWQDVQAYTVWLPYQAIEPYNPFLSSNGSRRGSSSSNLLEAEHFTIGSANCDSHSTGYCNGPLRSGTTYRIKVRAFTDEDKFTDTAYSAPITTERSDTMIVALTMSAVLLVAVVLLVVYCQHRCQLIRRASKLARMQDELAALPEGYVIPNRPVHVKDFAEHYRLMSADSDFRFSEEFDDLKHVGRDQPCSFANLPCNRPKNRFTNILPYDHSRFKLQPVDDDDGSDYINANYMPGHNSPREFIVTQGPLHSTREEFWRMCWESNSRAIVMLTRCFEKGREKCDQYWPVDRVAMFYGDIKVQLIVDTHFHDWSISEFMVSRNCESRIMRHFHFTTWPDFGVPEPPQSLVRFVRAFRDVVGTDSRPIIVHCSAGVGRSGTFIALDRILQHIHKSDYVDIFGIVFAMRKERVVMVQTEQQYVCIHQCLLAVLEGKEHLLADSLELHANDGYEVTKIYLERPNGQLQQPQTKMGTLPIRASLAKAEELEPDLMVATDKDTEQQLPAEANEKRKSHEIPNESNCLKQQAIDEDEDEEDEDENDDDDQQPLNNETTATLSSASCNTSSSSSSNSSGSHQEHAILQESLEHPKLDQERICKVSSKSHSDSETDDDDDDEQQLAKDGAVAGAEDEDGDGWWY is encoded by the exons ATGGACAGTGCCacgcaaaaacaaaaccaaaggcaaaggcaaaagcaacGGCAATCACCAATactgaaacaaaaacaaacacatgGACGAAAGAGGCGGCGAttacaacaacaccaacaccagcgacatcagcaacaccaacaattGTGGCTTGTTGTTGGTATTCTGACAATATTCTTGTCACAG CTCACAAATGCAGCAGACTTGGTGATCAACGTTCCCAATGCCAGCAGCAATGACAATGCCTTCTACAGGATCGATTACAGTCCACCCTTTGGCTTCCCCGAGCCAAACACTACGATACCGGCTAGTGAGATTGGCAAGGACATTAAGTTCTCGAGGGCACTGCCGGGCACAGAGTACAATTTTTGGCTGTACTACACGAATTCCACACATCAGGAGCTGCTTACCTGGACGGTGAATATAACAACAG CTCCCGATCCTCCAGCTAACCTGAGCGTCCAGCTGAGATCCAGCAAAAGCGCCTTCATAACGTGGCGACCTCCTGGAACTGGTAGATACTCTGGTTTTCGTATCCGTGTCCTAGGCCTCACGGATTTGCCCTTCGAGCGCAGCTACTCGCTGCTGGGCAACGAGACGCAGGTATCGGCCAAGGAGCTGACACCCGGCGGCACTTACCAGGTGCAGGCATATTCAATCTACCAGGGCAAGGAGTCGGTGGCCTATACCAGTCGCAATTTCACCACAA AGCCCAATACGCCCGGCAAGTTCATCGTTTGGTTCCGCAACGAGACAACCCTGCTGGTGCTGTGGCAGCCACCGTTTCCCGCCGGGATCTACACCCACTACAAGGTGTCCATAACGCCCGACGATGCCATCCAGAGTGTGCTGTATGTGGAGCAAGAGGGTGAGCCACCGGGACCCGCTCAGGCGGCCTTCAAGGGTCTAGTTCCGGGCAGAGAGTACAATATTTCGGTGCAAACCGTATCCGAGGATGAGACATCATCGGTGCCCACAACGGCAAGGTATTTAACCGTACCAGAGCGCGTCCTCAATGTGACCTTCGATGAGGCCTACACCACGGCCAACTCCTTTCGAGTGCAATGGAGGCCACCGACAACGTACAGCGAATTCGATGGCTACCAGGTGATGCTCTCCACCTCGCGAAGGATCTTCAATGTGCCGCGCAACGAGGGCGATTCGGTTTACTTTGATTATCCGGATGTCCTGGAGGCGGGTCGCACCTACGAGGTGGTGGTGAAGACCATAGCGGACAATGTAAACTCGTGGCCCACCAGCGGCTTTGTGACGCTGCGACCGCGTCCGGTGCGGAGTCTGGGTGGATTTCTAGATGATCACAGCAATGTCCTGCACATATCCTGGGAGCCGGCAGAGACGGGGCGACAGGATGCCTATCGAATaag CTACCATGAGCAGACCAATGTGAGCGAAGTGCCACCCACATTTCCTGCCGCCTCAGAGACACAGATCCGCACGAATCTCACCGAATACACGCTGGACTCACTGCTGCCGGGACGTCGCTATTTGATTGGCGTCCAGGCCCTATCCATGGAGGTGGCCTCCAATGCCAGCTACATAACCCGCTATACCCGTCCGGCGGCGCCTCTCATCCAGGAGCTGCGTAGCATCGATCAGGGTCTAATGCTCAGCTGGCGAAGTGATGTGAATTCGCGTCAGGATCGCTACGAGGTTCATTACCAGCGGAATGGGACACGCGAGGAGCGAACGATAGCCACCAATGAGACGCAGCTAACGATTAACTATCTGCATGCTGGTTCCGGTTACACGGTGAAGGTGCATGCCATTAGCCATGGGATCAGGAGCGAGCCTCATACCTACTTCCAGGCAGTCT ttccCAAACCCCCACAGAATCTCACCCTGCAAACGGTGCACACCAACCTGGTGGTGCTCCACTGGCAGCCGCCGGAGGGCAGTGATTTCAGCGAGTACGTGGTCCGGTATCGTACGGATGCCTCACCCTGGCAGCGCATCGCTGGCCTGCATAAGAACGAGGCCCGGATTGAGGATATGCATTATGGCGAACGCTACCTGGTCCAGGTGAACACGGTCAGCTTTGGTGTGGAGAGTCCGCATCCCGTGGAGCTGAATGTAACGATGCCGCCGCAACCAGTCTCGAATGTGGTGCCGCTGGTGGATTCGCGTAATCTCACGCTGGAGTGGCCACGTCCCGATGGTCACATAGATTTTTACAGCCTCAAATGGTGGCCCACAGACGAGGCGGAAAATGTGGAATTCAAGAATGTAACCCAGCTGGAGGATG tAACTTCCCCCAGCGTGCGTGTCCCCATCGAGGACCTCTCGCCGGGCCGTCAGTACGGCTTCGAGGTCCAGGCCAGCTCCAATGGCATTCGCTCCGGCATCACCCACCTCTTCACCCGCACCATGCCGCTCATACAGTCGGACGTCTTCATTGCCAATGCCGGCCATGAGCTGGGCCAGGACGAGACGATCACCTTGAGCTACACACCCACGCCGGCGGCTAGCACACGCTTCGACATCTATCGCTTCTCCATGGGCGATCCCAAGATCAAGGACAAGGAGAAGCTGGCCAATGACACGGAGCGCAAGCTAAGCTTCAACGGGTTGACGCCCGGCAAGCTCTACAACGTGACCGTGTGGACGGTGAGCGGTGGAGTGGCCAGTTTGCCAGTGCAGCGTCTATATCGCCTGCATCCGCTACCCATTTCGGATTTGGTGGCCAGCCAGCTGGCGGCGCGTGAGATAAGCCTGCGTTGGACGGCACCCATCGGTGAGTACACTGACTTTGAGCTGCAGTACCTCAGTGCGGACGCGGAGGAGCCCCAGCTGCTGCAGAATGTGACCAAGAGGACGGAGATTACGCTGCAGGGACTGCGGCCGTATCACAATTACACATTCACCGTGGTGGTGCGAGCCGGTTCGGACATTTCCGGCAGCAGCACGCTGATGCGCAGCAGTGCCCCCATCTCGGCCAGCTACCAAACCCTGGCCGCCCTGCCCGGCAAGGTGGAGTTCTTCCAGCCCAGCGATATCCAGCCGGGTGAGGTGACCTTCGAGTGGATTCTGGAGCCGGGAGAGCAGCATGGCCCCATTGATTACTACAGGATTACGTGTCAGAATGCGGAGGATGCGGGCATGGATGTGACCAACTATGAGTTCCCAGCGAATGCCACGCAGGGCAGGATTGATGATTTGGTTCCAGGTAATCGCTACATTTTCCGGATACAGGCCAAATCAGCTCTAGGCTATGGGGCCGAGCGGGAGCATGACCTAAGGATGCCCATATTGGCACCGCCCATTCCAGAGGCAAGTGTCACACCCCTCGAGGTGAGTCGTAGTAGCAGCACCATTGAGATTAGCTTCCGGCAGGGTTACTTCTCCAATGCCCACGGCATGGTGCGTTACTACACCATCATTGTGGCGGAGGATGTGGGCAAGAATGCCTCCGGCCTGGAGATGCCCAGCTGGCAGGATGTCCAGGCATATACGGTGTGGCTGCCCTACCAGGCCATTGAGCCATACAATCCCTTCCTAAGCTCAAATGGGAGTCGGCgagggagcagcagcagtaatCTGCTGGAGGCGGAGCACTTTACCATTGGTTCGGCCAACTGTGACTCCCATTCGACGGGCTACTGCAACGGGCCGCTGCGTTCCGGCACCACATACAGGATCAAGGTGCGCGCCTTCACCGACGAGGACAAGTTCACGGATACGGCGTACAGTGCACCAATAACCACAGAGCGTAGCGACACCATGATTGTGGCTTTGACCATGTCGGCGGTGCTGCTGGTGGCCGTGGTGCTATTGGTGGTTTACTGCCAGCATCGCTGCCAGCTAATCCGTAGAGCCAGCAAACTAGCCAGGATGCAGGATGAGCTGGCTGCCCTGCCCGAGGGTTATGTTATACCAAATCGTCCTGTGCATGTTAAGGATTTTGCCGAGCATTATCGTCTCATGTCCGCCGACTCGGACTTTCGATTCAGCGAGGAATTTGATGACCTGAAGCATGTGGGTCGCGATCAGCCCTGCAGCTTTGCCAATTTGCCTTGCAATCGTCCCAAGAATCGTTTCACCAACATCCTGCCCTACGATCACTCACGCTTCAAGCTCCAGCCGGTGGACGATGACGATGGCTCCGATTACATCAATGCCAACTATATGCCGGGTCATAATTCACCGCGTGAGTTTATTGTCACCCAGGGGCCGTTGCATTCCACGCGGGAGGAGTTCTGGCGGATGTGCTGGGAGAGCAATTCCAGGGCCATTGTCATGCTGACGCGTTGCTTTGAAAAGGGACGCGAAAAGTGTGACCAATACTGGCCGGTGGATCGGGTGGCCATGTTTTATGGCGACATCAAGGTGCAGTTGATTGTGGATACGCATTTCCATGACTGGAGCATCTCGGAGTTTATGGTTTCACGG AACTGCGAATCCCGGATAATGCGGCATTTTCACTTCACCACCTGGCCGGACTTTGGGGTGCCAGAGCCGCCGCAGTCGCTGGTGCGATTTGTGCGCGCCTTTCGCGATGTTGTCGGCACCGATTCGCGTCCCATTATTGTCCATTGCAGCGCTGGTGTGGGCAGGTCGGGCACCTTTATAGCCCTCGACCGGATACTGCAGCACATACACAAGTCCGACTATGTGGACATATTTGGTATAGTGTTTGCCATGCGAAAGG AGCGCGTGGTCATGGTGCAGACGGAGCAGCAGTATGTGTGCATCCATCAGTGTTTGCTGGCAGTGCTGGAGGGCAAGGAGCATCTGCTGGCCGATTCCCTGGAGCTGCATGCCAACGATGGCTATGAAG tgACTAAAATTTACTTAGAACGCCCTAATGGCCAGCTACAACAGCCACAAACGAAAATGGGTACCCTGCCCATACGTGCCTCCCTGGCCAAGGCCGAGGAACTGGAACCGGATCTCATGGTTGCCACCGACAAGGATACGGAGCAACAGCTGCCGGCGGAGGCTAACGAAAAGCGTAAATCTCACGAAATTCCCAACGAAAGCAACTGCCTCAAGCAGCAAGCTATTGATGAGGACGAGGATGAAGAGGATGAAGATGAAAACGATGACGATGACCAGCAGCCACTGAACAATGAGACAACGGCCACCTTGTCATCGGCCAGCTgtaacaccagcagcagcagcagtagtaacagcagcggcagccatCAGGAGCATGCAATCCTGCAGGAATCGTTAGAGCATCCCAAGCTAGACCAGGAGAGAATCTGCAAAGTCTCGAGCAAATCTCATTCAGACAGCGAAAcagacgacgatgatgatgatgagcagCAGCTGGCCAAGGATGGGGCTGTTGCTGGCGCTGAGGATGAGGATGGCGATGGCTGGTGGTATTGA